In Colletotrichum higginsianum IMI 349063 chromosome 1, whole genome shotgun sequence, one genomic interval encodes:
- a CDS encoding Di-trans,poly-cis-decaprenylcistransferase: MPNTRDRKVLRTDDVVNLKEEEKRKLLAEHLPDGPPEDTQREWRDDDIPPKGRFGLRRALRSKLHLAVYMILHAFFSLYIRIRQAWHLVCYHVSSILFYHHRTPEYIERDVVALKRKPKHLSVILKREAGGRHGAELERLVAEAAEVAVWCVCAKIPVLTVYERTGLLKHYLPHLQQSIIQKSRSYFGRHQPALTVAMPHADEVLESPAHGDFVRDDPRHLKVLFISAEDGRDSMVDLTRTLAEMSQKGKLHPRDISTDLIDAELSEGIMPEPDLLISFAPYVDLDGYPPWPIRLTEIFCLPDNQGVGYQVFLRALNNYASAQFRKGK, encoded by the exons ATGCCCAACACGAGGGACCGCAAGGTCTTGAGGACCGACGATGTGGTAAACCtcaaggaggaagagaagagaaaactGCTCGCG GAACACCTCCCAGACGGTCCGCCCGAAGACACGCAACGCGAGTGGCGCGACGATGACATCCCCCCCAAGGGCAGGTTTGGCCTGCGCCGCGCCCTTCGTTCGAAGCTGCATCTCGCCGTTTACATGATCCTGCacgccttcttctccctgtACATCAGGATACGACAGGCATGGCACCTGGTGTGCTACCACGTATCCTCCATCTTGTTCTACCACCACCGGACACCGGAATACATTGAGCGAGACGTCGTTGCcttgaagaggaagccgAAGCACCTTAGTGTCATCTTGAAGCGGGAAGCGGGCGGCAGACACGGCGCTGAGCTGGAGAGACTGGttgccgaggcggccgaggttgccGTGTGGTGCGTCTGCGCAAAGATTCCCGTCTTGACGGTGTACGAGCGAACAG GCCTCCTCAAGCACTACCTTCCTCACCTCCAGCAGTCCATCATTCAGAAGTCTCGATCCTATTTCGGCAGACACCAGCCGGCCCTTACCGTGGCCATGCcccacgccgacgaggttCTCGAATCCCCAGCCCACGGTGACTTCGTGCGCGATGATCCCCGTCACCTCAAGGTTCTCTTCATCTccgccgaagacggccggGACTCCATGGTCGATCTCACCCGCACCCTGGCCGAGATGTCCCAGAAGGGCAAGCTTCACCCTCGTGACATCAGCACTGATCTGATTGATGCGGAGCTGTCCGAAGGCATCATGCCTGAGCCCGACTTGCTCATCTCCTTCGCTCCCTACGTCGATCTGGATGGCTACCCGCCCTGGCCTATCCGGCTGACCGAGATCTTCTGCCTGCCGGACAACCAGGGCGTCGGCTACCAGGTCTTTTTGAGAGCGCTAAACAACTACGCCAGTGCGCAGTTCCGCAAAGGCAAataa
- a CDS encoding 2OG-Fe(II) oxygenase yields the protein MSKKRTLDAFFTPSVKKSRHDEPGEVVRRSNHASYPIAISELPSSISKELSSLPARPGRDVNDQPDLDLVYFEPYVPSYLAKDLFEFLRAELPFYRVEYDINRGGYQTHIRTPRYTTVFGLDETARFDEDGSVVDVRSGFKVDDRRYERYPPRPIPKCLDDLRRSTEAATDCRFNFCLVNYYASGNDSISFHSDDEKFLGPDPTIASFSLGARRDFLMKHKPIPPDDQNPHGPQPKQLKLPLASGDMILMRGRTQSNWLHSIPKRTGKNAEDGGRINITFRKAMVKDGTENYYNYNVGTGPVYRWDKTMREMRVSSAKDQLEGKP from the exons ATGTCTAAAAAGCGAACCCTGGACGCCTTTTTCACGCCATCCGTGAAGAAGTCGCGTCACGACGAGCCGGGCGAGGTC GTCCGGCGCTCCAACCATGCCAGCTACCCCATCGCCATCTCGGAGCTGCCGTCCAGCATCAGTAAAGAGCTCTCGTCGCTCCCGGCCCGTCCGGGGAGGGACGTCAATGACCAGCCCGACCTAGACCTCGTCTACTTTGAGCCGTACGTCCCCTCGTACCTCGCCAAAGACCTGTTTGAGTTCCTGCGTGCCGAGCTGCCGTTCTACCGGGTCGAGTACGACATTAATAGGGGCGGCTACCAGACCCATATCCGGACGCCGAG GTACACCACAGTCTTCGGTCTGGACGAGACGGCCCGGTTCGACGAAGACGGCTCGGTCGTGGACGTCAGGTCCGGCTTCAAGGTGGACGACAGGCGGTACGAGCGGTACCCGCCCCGGCCGATCCCCAAGTGTCTCGACGACCTTCGCCGCTCGACCGAGGCCGCGACGGACTGCCGGTTCAACTTCTGCCTCGTCAACTACTACGCCTCGGGCAACGACAGCATCTCGTTccacagcgacgacgagaagtTCCTGGGCCCGGACCCGACCATCGcttccttctccctcggcgCGCGGAGGGATTTCCTCATGAAGCACAAGCCGATTCCCCCGGATGACCAGAACCCGCACGGGCCGCAGCCCAAGCAGCTCAAGTTGCCCCTAGCCAGCGGCGACATGATCCTCATGCGCGGGCGCACGCAGTCCAACTGGTTGCATTCGATACCTAAGCGGACCGGGAAGAACGCGGAAGACGGCGGGCGTATCAACATCACGTTCAGGAAGGCCATGGTGAAGGACGGAACTGAAAATTACTACAACTACAACGTCGGGACCGGGCCTGTCTATCGGTGGGACAAAACGATGCGGGAAATGCGGGTATCTTCCGCCAAAGACCAGCTCGAGGGAAAACCATGA
- a CDS encoding tRNA (guanine(37)-N1)-methyltransferase produces the protein MASQESDMINLRAPLARAATVLDRSLFSKKLELAAATVKDPRNISKYRKQLEKSKELLRLDRLDSCRNDPKAPGLKCLLLRPGIKADGVFRRRHGAPSFKRASRPASWTLYPTTWNSTMTTGPIVSRPETFREMRDRALTVVQVDVMTSILPEELHVEIPVGFNTAGHVAHLNLKDPYLPYKKIIAEVILDKNPKIRTVINKIDDVGNESVFRTFAYEVLCGPDDLNVEVKENDCVFQFDYAKVYWNSKLEPEHTRLISKFKPGEVVADVMAGIGPFAVPAGKKGVFVFANDMNPESYKYLTAAVERNKVSQYVRPYNMDGRKFIQDAVHQVYDASSRGEGAVIKAKQSRSKPQNPVPEPKRIPIPPTISHFVMNLPASAYTFVNHYKGIYRGHEKLFEPHTSTKLPMVHVHCFALKSDDEVPLNDILERLHAEIGVRFKVGDADKYGEVDIYNVRDVAPKKRMFCASFRIPPEVAFAEGS, from the exons ATGGCG AGCCAAGAATCCGACATGATTAACCTGCGGGCGCCTCTTGCGCGCGCTGCCACCGTTCTGGACCGGTCGCTCTTCTCCAAGAAGCTGGAGCTTGCCGCCGCTACGGTCAAGGACCCACGCAACATCTCCAAGTATCGCAAGCAGCTGGAGAAGTCCAAGGAGCTTCTGAGGCTCGATCGCCTGGACTCTTGCAGGAACGATCCCAAGGCCCCTGGCCTGAAGTGCCTCCTTCTGCGCCCGGGCATCAAAGCCGATGGTGTGTTC CGCCGACGACATGGGGCCCCATCTTTCAAGAGGGCGTCAAGACCGGCGAGCTGGACGTTGTACCCTACGACTTGGAACTCGACTATGACTACTGGTCCTATCGTAAGTAGGCCTGAGACGTTCCGGGAGATGAGAGACAGAGCGCTGACCGTCGTCCAAGTTGACGTGATGACATCCATTTTACCGGAGGAGCTCCACGTGGAGATTCCCGTCGGCTTCAACACCGCCGGTCATGTCG CGCATCTCAACCTGAAGGACCCGTACCTCCCGTACAAGAAGATCATCGCCGAGGTCATTCTGGACAAGAACCCCAAGATCCGCACGGTGATCAACAAGATCGACGATGTCGGCAACGAGTCCGTCTTCAGGACGTTCGCGTACGAGGTTCTCTGTGGGCCCGACGACCTGAATgtcgaggtcaaggagaACGACTGCGTCTTCCAATTCGACTACGCCAAGGTGTACTGGAACAGCAAGCTGGAGCCGGAACACACGAGGCTCATCAGCAAGTTCAAGCCCGGCGAGGTCGTTGCCGACGTCATGGCAGGCATCGGACCGTTCGCCGTCCCAgctggaaagaaaggggTGTTTGTCTTCGCCAACGACATGAACCCGGAGAGCTACAAGTATCTCACCGCTGCGGTTGAGAGGAACAAG GTCTCACAATACGTCCGCCCGTACAACATGGACGGCCGCAAGTTCATCCAAGATGCCGTCCACCAGGTCTACGACGCCTCAAGTCGGGGAGAAGGCGCCGTGATCAAGGCCAAGCAGTCCAGGAGCAAGCCTCAGAACCCGGTCCCTGAGCCGAAGCGCATCCCGATCCCGCCGACCATCTCACACTTCGTCATGAACCTACCCGCTTCAGCCTACACGTTCGTCAACCACTACAAAGGCATCTACCGCGGGCACGAGAAGCTCTTTGAGCCGCACACGTCGACCAAACTCCCGATGGTCCACGTGCACTGCTTCGCCCTCaagagcgacgacgaagtGCCGCTGAACGACATCCTCGAACGCCTCCACGCCGAGATCGGCGTCCGGTTCAAGGTCGGAGACGCAGACAAGTACGGAGAGGTGGACATCTACAACGTGCGGGACGTGGCCCCGAAGAAGCGCATGTTCTGCGCCAGCTTCCGCATCCCGCCCGAAGTCGCCTTTGCTGAGGGCAGCTGA